The nucleotide window agcaccatggtcttgtagcggatgcgagcttcaactggaagccagtggagagagcggaggagcggggtgacgtgagagaacttgggaaggttgaacaccagacgggctgcggcgttctggatgagttgtaggggtttaatggcacaggcaaggagcccagccaacagcgagttgcagtaatccagacgggagatgacaagtgcctggattaggacctgcgccgcttcctgtgtgaggcagggtcgtactctgcggatgttgtagagcatgaacctacaggaacgggccaccgccttgatgttagttgagaacgacagggtgttgtccaggatcacgccaaggttcttagcgctctgggaggaggacacgatggagttgtcaaccgtgatggcgagatcatggaacgggcagtcctacccgggaggaagagcagctccgtcttgccgaggttcagcttgaggtggtgatccgtcatccacactgatatgtctgccagacatgcagagatgcgattcgccacctggtcatcagagggggaaaggagaagattaattgtgtgtcgtctgcatagcaatgataggagagaccatgtgaggttatgacagagccaagtgacttggtgtatagcgagaataggagatgggcctagaacagagccctggggacaccagtggtgagagcgcgtggtgaggagacagattctcgccacgccacctgagtaggagcgacctgtcaggtagggctGCAATCAAGCGCGGGCCGCGCCgaagatgcccaactcggagagggtggagaggaggatctgatggttcacagtatcgaaggcagccgataggtctagaaggatgagagcagaggagagagagttagctttagcagtgcggagtgcctccgtgatacagagaagagcagtctcagttgaatgactagtcttgaaacctgactgatttggatcaagaaggtcattctgagagagatagcgggagagctggccaaggacggcacgttcaagagttttggagagaaaagaaagaagggatactggtctgtagttgttgacatcggagggatcgagtgtaggttttttcagaaggggtgcaactctcgctctcttgaagacgggagggagcgtagccagcggtcagggatgagttgatgagcgaggtgaggtaagggagaaggtcaccggagatggtctggagaacagaggaggggatagggtcaagcgggcaggttgttgggcggccagccgtcacaagacgcgagatgtcatctggagagagagggagaaagaggtcagagcacagggtagggcagtgtgagcagaaccagcggtgtcgtttgacttagcaagcgaggatcggatgtcgtcgaccttcttttcaaaatggttgacgaagtcatctgcagagagggaggggggggggaggggaaggaggattcaagagggaggagaaggtgacaaagagcttcctagggttagaggcagatgcttggaatttagagtggtagaaagtggctttagcagcagagacagaggaggaaaatgtagagaggagggagtgaaaggatgccaggtccgcagggaggcggacagtagatggtatcgagtacagtatatacatatgagatgagtatgtagacaaagtaaacaaagtggcatagttaaagtggctagtgatatatttacatcatttcccatcaattcccattattaaagtggctggagttgagtcagtgtcaatgtcagtgtgttggcaacagccactcaatgttagtggtggctgtttaacagtctgatggccttgagatagaagctgtttttcagtctctcggtcccagctttgatgcacctgtactgatctcgccttctggatgatagcggggtgaacaggcagtggctcgggttgttgatgtccttgatgatctttatggccttcctgtaacatcgggtggtgtaggtgtcctggagggcaggtagtttgcccccggtgatgcgttgtgcggacctcactaccctctggagagccttacggttgaggcggagcagttgccgtaccaggcggtgatacagcccgccaggatgctctcgattgtgcatctgtagaagtttgtgagtgcttttggtgacaagccgaatttcttcagcctcctgaggttgaagaagcgcGGCTGccccttcttcacgatgctgtctgtgtgggtggaccaattcagtttgtctgtgatgtgtacgccgaggaacttaaaacttactaccctctccactactgttccatcgatgtggataggggggtgttccctctgctgtttcctgaagtccacaatcatttccttagttttgttgacgttgagtgtgaggttattttcctgacaccacactccgagggccctcacctcctccctgtaggccgtctcgtcgttgttggtaatcaagcctaccactgttgtgtcatccgcaaacttgatgattgagttggaggcgcgcgtggccacgcagtcgtgggtgaacagggagtacaggagagggctcagaacgcacccttgtggggcccccgtgttgaggatcagcggggtggagatgttgttacctaccctcaccacctgggggtggcccgtcaggaagtccagtacccagttgcacagggcggggtcgagacccagggtcttgagcttgatgacgagtttggagggtactatggtgttaaatgctgagctgtagtcgatgaacagcattctcacatgtccagatgggttagggcagtgtgcagtgtggttgagattgcatcgtctgtggacctatttgggcggtaagcaaattcgagtgggtttagggtgtcaggtagggtggaggtgatatggtccttgactagtctctcaaagcacttcatgatgacggaagtgagtgctacggggaggtagtcgtttagctcagttaccttggctgtcttgggaacaggaacaatggtggccctcttgaagcatgtgggaacagcagactgggatagggattgattgaatatgtccgtaaacacaccagccagctggtctgcgcatgctctgagggcgcggctggggttgccgtctgggcctgctgccttgcgagggttaacacgtttaaatgttttactcacctcggctgcagtgaaggagagtccgcatgttttggttgcgggccgtgtcagtggcactgtattgtcctcaagcgggcaaaaagttatttagtctgcctgggagcaaaggcatcctggtccgtgactgggctggttttatttttgtaatccgtgattgactgtagaccctgccacatacctcttgtgtctgagccgttgaattgcgattctactttgtctctgtcacgttctgacctttatttcctgtgttttgtatttagttagtatggtcagggcgtgagttgggtgggcagtctatgtttgtttttctatgatttgggtatttctatgtttcggcctagtatggttctcaatcagaggcaggtgtcattagttgtctctgattgagaatcatactgaggtaacCTAGGTGtcactgtgtgttttgtgggtgattgttcctgtctctgtgtttgcaccagataggactgttttaggttttctcacgtttgttgtttttgttagttatcccatgtgtagtttctttataaattaaagaacatgaataaccaccactcTGCGCTTTAGTCCGCCTCTCATTCAGATGAAGAAAACCATTACAGTCTCTATAATGTTGTACTGATATCTCCAAAATAACATGGCAACTATTAACAAATCATTATTTACAACTAATGTTCAAAACCATCTGGAATCATCTTCTCCTTTATGAACAATACATCACATTCACTTCAGATTTTTAGTCTTTAATAGTTTTGAGAAAAAAAATAGTTGCTACGTTCAAATATGGCCGCACTGTACCTATAGACGCATGTTAGCACACATGCTAATGCTACAACATACTTTAAACATTTACTCATGAACCATAAATCAGATTGACTTTAGATTTGGTATATAGacttggtagactggtatatagatttggtagactggtatatagattTGGTATATAGacttggtagactggtatatagatttggtagactggtatatagacTTGGTAAATAGacttggtagactggtatatagatttggtagactggtatatagatttggtagactggtatatagacttggtagactggtatatagacttggtagactggtatatagattTGGTATATAGACgtggtagactggtatatagatttggtagactggtatatagatttggtagactggtatatagattTGGTAGACTGGTAAATAGATTTGGTATATAGacttggtagactggtatatagacttggtagactggtatatagacttggtagactggtatatagattTGGTATATAGacttggtagactggtatatagatttggtagactggtatatagattTGGTATATAGacttggtagactggtatatagattTGGTATATAGacttggtagactggtatatagacttggtagactggtatatagatttggtagactggtatatagatttggtagactggtatatagatttggtagactggtatatagacttggtagactggtatatagatttggtagactggtatatagattTGGTAGACTGGTAAATAGATTTGGTATATAGacttggtagactggtatatagatttggtagactggtatatagattTGGTATATAGacttggtagactggtatatagattTGGTATATAGACTTGGTAGATTGGTATATAGATTTGGTGTATAGAGTTGGTAGACTGGTGTATAGATTTGGTATATAGACgtggtagactggtatatagattTGGTTTATAGacttggtagactggtatatagattTGGTATATAGacttggtagactggtatatagacttggtagactggtatatagacttggtagactggtatatagatgtgGTGTATAGAGTTGGTATATAGACTCAATGAATTAGCCTCTAAAGAATTAGAGAATGATTACTTGTTGCATTCATTGTCGGCCACTAGATGAAATGCTCTTATGTAGTTGACTTGCAAATCCAATCAGACTTTTCCACATTGATTTAATGTCATCACATGTTCTGGGTTGAAGTGAAGAGGAAATCCACATTGGATCACAACAAGGGAAAGGGGGAACAATGTCAAAATACAATTACAAAATAACATAAATATCAATGTTTGGAAAAGAAACGACAAGATACGTGTATTTTGAAGTGTATTTAATTTTaaaattattttgtattttaaaaaTACAGATGTACATTAGCCAGTAGCAGAACCCAACAGCAACAACCCTCTCAGTAATGGTAACAGAAACAGTTGACTTGCTCTGACTGTGATACAGGATGCTGCTGTTCATCTGCCTTTAGTTTAATGCTctgaagtcactctggataagagtgttcgATAAACGACTAAAATGTATTAGTGGAAATTAAGATACCATAACAGCAATGTGCTGGGGCACAACCAAACGTTCCCCCTTcaggtccccaggaccaggactaaaGGACACTGATCTACAGTATGGTAGAGTAGCTTTCCCAGAAGCCtggttacagtatggtacagtagctttcccagaagcctggttacagtatggtacagtagctttcccagaagcctggttacagtatggtacagtagctttcccagaagcctggttacagtatggtacagtagctttcccagaagcctggttacagtatggtacagtagctttcccagaagcctggttacagtatggtacagtagctttcccagaagcctggttacagtatggtacagtagctttcccagaagtctggttacagtatggtacagtagctttcccagaagcctggttacagtatggtagagtagctttcccagaagcctggttacagtatggtacagtagctttCCCAGAAGCCTGGTGCAGCTCTGGGTGGAGCTCTGGGTGGAGCTCTGGGTGGAGCTCTGGATCCACCTTCCATATCAATCCTGGTATCCCCAGACTCATGGGTGTTATAGCCCGCCTGTTCCAGGAAGTTTGTCAATGAATGGCGACGTATGTTCATGAGCAACTCCCTGCTGATGCAATAGGTGTTGACCGGGTTGAAGCTCTTCAGGTCTTCGTGTTGGGTCACATAGACCTTATCCACTATCATGTCTGGACGCATACTGATGATGAGGCGGTCCATGTTGCTGGCATCTATCTGATGAGTGTTGCCCTTACTGACATATTTAGGCAAGGATTTAGATGTTAGGAGGTAGAGGTTGCCCACCTCATAGAATGGGTACTCACTACAAGGAAGCAGCCTCTTGTTGTTTTCACACTCACGTCTGTTCTGGAAGTAATGGAATCCAAAGTCTCCCTTTTTGGGGTCGCAATTTGTAACCGTCGGGTTGCCATTTTCGATGACGATGTGATCTTTGGCGAACCAGAAAAGGAGCTTGAGTCCGTGCCTGGGTGAGGGACGACCAAACCTAGAACCTCTCAGCTCCTTCATATTGTTCAATGTTCGAACCATGGTACCcctggggaggtagagagagagagagggggggtgagagaggggggtagagagagaaagaaaacagacAGCATTAAACAATACAGTTGATGGTGATAGAGTTATGAAGTTACCTTCCATCCGGGATGGATAGTATGTTACCTTCCATATACACTATAAGCCTCTGTTAAGAGGTCTGGACCTTAATGGCGTTGGAGTGCACTAACGTGGCTgttccctacatcactacactggCAAATGTGTTACAGGCTGTTtaattatatttttatatttcgAGGTTGGATGTTAGCATGTAGGGGCAACCaattggtgtcacctcgttagtcagtatgtgttacacctgtgcttgCTTGTCCATCTCATTCATTGGAATTTGCTTCAATTGTGATGGCCCAGGTGATATT belongs to Oncorhynchus nerka isolate Pitt River unplaced genomic scaffold, Oner_Uvic_2.0 unplaced_scaffold_3731, whole genome shotgun sequence and includes:
- the LOC135566690 gene encoding uncharacterized protein LOC135566690 — encoded protein: MVRTLNNMKELRGSRFGRPSPRHGLKLLFWFAKDHIVIENGNPTVTNCDPKKGDFGFHYFQNRRECENNKRLLPCSEYPFYEVGNLYLLTSKSLPKYVSKGNTHQIDASNMDRLIISMRPDMIVDKVYVTQHEDLKSFNPVNTYCISRELLMNIRRHSLTNFLEQAGYNTHESGDTRIDMEGGSRAPPRAPPRAPPRAAPGFWESYCTIL